The Carcharodon carcharias isolate sCarCar2 chromosome 17, sCarCar2.pri, whole genome shotgun sequence DNA segment gggaggtgaaagggacagtgagtcagagcacggggaggttaaagggacacagagtgaggtcacggggaggttaaagggacacagagtgaggtcacggggaggttaaagggacagagagtgagatcacggggaggttaaagggacacagagtgaggtcacggggaggttaaagggacacagagtgaggtcacggggaggttaaagggacagagagtgagatcacggggaggttaaagggacacagagtgaggtcacggggaggttaaagggactgagtgtgagatcatggggaaggtaaatggacagagagtgagatgatGGGAgtgtaaagggactgagagtgagatcatggggaggataaagggacagagagtgagatcacggcaagattaaagggacagagaatgagatcacagGGTGGTTACTATgacagatcacggggaggttaaaaggacagagagtgagatcacagggtggttaaagggacagagcgtgagatcacggggaggataaagggacagagcgtgagatcacggggaggtaaaagggactgtgagtgagatcacggggagcttaaagggacagagaatgaaatcacggggaggttaaagagacagtGACTTAGATTACGGGGAGGTTaataggacagagagtgagatcatggggaggttaaagggacagagagggagatcacggggaggtaaagggacagagagtgagatcacggggtagttaaagggacagagagtgagatcacggggtggttaaagggtcagagagtgagatcacggtgagtttaataggacagagagtgagatcacggggaggttatagggacagagagtgagatcacggggaggttaaagggacagagagggagatcacagggaggttaaagggacagagagtgagatcacggggtcgttaatgggacagagagtcagagcacggggaggctaaagggacacagagtgaggtcatggggagtttaaagggacagagagtgagatcacggggaggttaaagggtcagagagtgagagcacggggtggataaaaagacagagattgagatcacggcatggttaaagggacagaggtagAGATATGGGTGAGGTTtaacggacagagagtgagatacctggaggttaaaaagacagagaatgagatcaggcggaggttaaatggacagagagtgagatcacggggaggttaaagggactgagtgtgagatcatggggagggtaaatggacagagagtgagatgatGGGAgtgtaaagggactgagagtgagatcacggggaggataaagggacagagagtgagatcaaggcaaggttaaagggacagagaatgagatcacagGGTGGTTACTATGACAGATCACGGgaaggttaaatggacagagagtgagatcacagggtggttaaagggacagagattgagatcacagggtggttaaagggacagagcgtgagatcacagtgaggttaaagggacagagagtgagatcacggcgagGTTCAAGGGAGAGGGAATGAGATCACGGAGAGTTTAAAGGGACGGCGATTgcgatcacggggaggttaaagggtaagagagtaagatcatggggaggttaaagggacagatagtatCACTGGGAAGttgaagtgacagagagtgagatcactgggaggagaaagggacagagagtgagatcacggcaaggtgaaagggacagagagtgagatcacggcaaggttaaagggacagagagtgagatcacagggaggttaaatggacagagagtgagatcacgggggcgttaaacggacagagagtgagatcacggcgaggttcaagggacagagagtgagatgacggggagattaaagggacagagagtgagatcacagtcaggataaagggacagagagtgagatcatggggagcttaaagggacagagagtgagagcacggcgaggataaagggacagaggctgagttcacggggagtttaaagggacagagagtgtgatcatggggaggttaaagggacagagagtgagatcacgtggagggtaacgggactgagagtgagattacGGGAAGGTTCaaaggactgagagtgagatcacggtgaggttaaagggacagagagtgtgatcacggtgaggttaaagggacagagagtgagatcacggagaggttaaagggacagagagtgatatcatggtgaggttaaagggacagagagtgagatcatggtgaggttaaagggacagagagtgagatcacggtgaggttaaagggacagagattgagatcacggtgaggttaaagggacagagagtgagatcacgtggagggtaaagggactgagagtgagatcacggggagggtaaagtgacagagagtgagatcatgggagtttaaagggacagagagtgttatcatggtgaggttaaagggacagagagagagatcccggtgatgTTGAAAGCACTGAGTGAGAAAACggtgagtttaaagggacagagagtgtgatcatggtgaggttaaaaggactgagagtgagatcacggtgaggttaaaaGGACTGAGGGTGAGATCAAGGTGAGTTTAAAGGGACATAGAGTGAGATAACGTGGAGggtaaagggacagtgagtgagattacggggaggttaaagggacagagagtgagatcacggggaggttaaagggacagagagtgatatcaatgggagtttaaagtgacagagattgagaacaaggggaggttaaagtttcagagagtgagatcacggggaggttaaagggacagagagtgagatcacggggaggttaaagggaaagagagtgagatcacggagtggttacatggacagagagtgagatgacggggaggttaaagggacagagagtgagatgacggggaggttaaagggacagagagtgagatgacggggaggttaaaggcacagagagtgagatcacgaggaGGTTAAAGCGAtagagactgagatcacggggaggttaaagggacagtgagcaACTAACTCAGCAGAGtaaactgttcattatagacacccaTCGACACAACTCCCAGTGATGGTGACAGGAGATAAAGGACCAAGCCTTTCTAAAGtaagatagtcagaagctttttcccagggtggaagagtcaattactagggggacatagatttaaggtgagaggagaaaactatcgagatgtgtggggcaagatttttacgcagagggtagtgagtgtctggaattcgctgccagaggaggtggtggaagcaggtacgatagtgatgtttaagaggcagcttgacaaatacatgactaggatgggaatagagggatacggaccccggaagtgcaaaatgttttagtttgacgggcaatatgatgggTGGAGGCTTGGAGggtcgaagggcctgttcctgtgctgtacttttctctgTTCTCTGATCTCGGGCGTGAAAGAGGTTAAATTAAACAGGTCCGAAACTCTCCAGTTGTGAGCAGGGCGACTGTCAGAGCTGCTAAAGAAATGTGACCCTGTCTGCAAGGACAGTGAGCTGGGGAACAATCCAAAGCCTACAGCAACCCCCTGGCTTCCTGAAACCAAGTCTGGTGCCAAaggccctgagagagaaggttgatgctGAGCTGAACCAGCTAGAGGGGCTGGGCGTCAGAAAAGAAGCTCacttctcagagtgggcagcacccctAGTCCCTGGCCTTAAACCAGACCCGCCCATCCGGATCTGTGGGGAACTGTCAACTAACGGTCAACAGAGCAGCCAAGCTGCacaggtaccctattcccaagattgacCACCTCTATACCAAACTAGCAGGAAGGACAATGTATACAAAGCTTCACATGAGGCACACGTATCagataggtggaaggacaggttgtattgaggaggtggagaggctgcagaaggaattggacaggttaggagaatgggcaaagaagtgtcagatggaatacaacgtggggaagtgtgaggtcatgcactttggtaggaggaatagaggcatagactattttctaaatggggagagaattcagaaatctggagtgcaaaaggacttgggagtcctagtccaggattttcttaaggttaacttgcagcttgagtcggtagttaggaaggcaaatgcaatgttggcatttatttcgagaggactagaatataaaagcagggatgtgttgctgaggctttataaagctctggttagaccacatttagaatattgtgagcaattttgggccccgtatctcaggaaggatgagctggccctggagagggtccagaggaggttcacgagaacgatccgaggaatgaaaggcttaacatttgaggaacatttgaggactctgggtctatactcgattagagtttaaaaggatgagggggatctgattgaaacttacagaatactgaaaggcctggatagagtggacgtggggaagatgtttccattagtaggagagactaggacccgagggcacagcctcagagtaaagggaagaccttttagaacagagttgaggagaaaattctttagccagagagtggggaatctatggaattcattgccacagaaggctgtggaggccgggtcattgagtgtatttaagaccgagatagatcggttcttgattggtaaggggatcaaagggaagaaggtgggagaatggggttgagaaacttatcagccatgattgaatggcggagcagactcgatgggccgaatggcctcatttctgctcctatgtcttatggtcttatggtctaatcctTGTGTTGTTGTGTTAGGGAGTGCGGCACGCGTGGAGGGCGGGATTCCTCTGGAGGTCCCGGCCCAGCAACCCTCCCTCCGGCCAGGTTGGATGACCCCACTGCCCGTCTCCCCGCTccgcccccccgaccccccacaaaccccacctcccccaactctctctctctctcctgtcacccatGGGATCTCCCACAGCCGACACGTGGTTGGGGTTGGTTGGTGCGCCGGACGGTGATGTGGGTGCGTGACGGTGATGGGGGGGGTTGGTTGatgaggggggggcggggaaggAGTACCCTCCTCAACCAAATCAAAACTGCcaatccctcctctccccccaacaccccctagtGACGTCATAAGGGGCGGGGCGTGTCTTTGCCCGCTGGCCCCGCCCCGACCCACTCCCTTACACCGCCCCCTAACCACATGTCCCACCCTCAACCCCTTGAACCAATCGACACACAGCTCCTCTCACATCCCTCTCCTGATTGGCTTGATCGGTTTGTGACTTCACAATGGGAGGGGGCAGGGCGGAGCGCCGCTGGCCTTTATAAAGGGGGCCGGGCTGGGGGGTGGAGCTGCTCTGGGCCCCGCCCATTCCGCAGTCATTGCACCCGTTTGGTCGGTGCTCGTTTTGCGgtgaagggagagggaagaggaggagacgAGGCGGCGGCGGGTGTGCGGGGCGCCGCTGGTGAGTCATGGTCGCCCCTTGTTGTGGTCGGAGGAGCCCCCGGGGCTGCAGCGAGAGGAAGGAGCCGGgagagaggcgggggggtggttgtgaAGAGAGAAGAGGCGCAAAGCCCGCCCGCCCCTCGCGGCCGCCCCGCCGCATCTTGAATTCCCGCTACATGGACGGCGGGGTTGGGTCGGACCGAGCGTAGCGGCGGcggcggagagggtgagatcgtaACTTGTATtttatcctcctcctccttccctaaCCCCCCCAATACCCTCCCCTAAcccccccctccttcactctcctccaataCCCTCCCCTAACCcacccctccttcactctcctccaataCCCTCCCCTAACCcacccctccttcactctcctccaataccctcccctaacccccccctccttcactctcctccaataccctcccctaacccccctccttcactctcctccaataCCCTCCCCTAACCcacccctccttcactctcctccaataccctcccctaacccccccctccttcactctcctccaataccctcccctaacccccccctccttcactctcctccaataccctcccctaacccccctccttcactcttctccAATACCCTCCCCTAACCcacccctccttcactctcctccaataccctccccgaaccccccctccttccctctcctccaataccctccctgaaccccccctccttcactctcctccaataccctccctgaaccccccctccttcactcctccaataccctcccctaaccccacccctccttcactctcctccaataCCCTCCCCTAACCcacccctccttcactctcctccaataaccactcccctccttcactctcctccaataCCCTCCCCTAACCCAACTCTCCTCCAATACCCCACCCACCTTCTGGATGTCTGTCCTACAGGTGGAATCCATCCTGAATTCCTGCTccatggaggggggaggtgttgggggggggtggtgtggggaacTTGGGGAACTGCCCACGGGCACAACAGTCCTCGCCCAGGTAAGTGAAGAGTTTGATaagggtttggggagagagcgggacagtgggattagtttgggattgacacggCGATTggatgagagagagctgggggatgggatgagagagagcgagagatgagtttgtgattgatacagggatatggggggggggggaagagtgtgacttGCCGAGGGGTGTTGGGAACATTGGGGTAAATGgctggtccggttcagtttctggttaatggtaacccccaggatgttgatagtgggggtaggggggttaCTGAGGTTTGTGGGGATTGGACACTGTGAAGCAGAGATTGAAATGGTGTTTGTGTCTCAACAGGGAGAGTCGGAAGTGCCGGGTACATCACTTCAGGAGCAGCCGTGTGTGATGGGAATCCCTTTGAACGTCATGGGACACTGGCTGCATTCTtgcttgttggagacggtcattgtctGGCAAAAGGGAGAAGCCTGGGGAGAATGAGACAACACAGCCAAGacgggctgaatggacctcccaCACTGGATCCATCCTGTGATTTGGAGATcgccattcagccaattctgcCTGCGCCAGACCGTTGCAGcgccgccggacgcctcccgcagccgccggacgcctcccgcagccgccggacgcctcccgcagccgccggacgcctcccgcagccgccggacgcctcccgcagccgccggacgcctcccgcagccgccggacgcctcccgcagccgccggacgcctcccgcagccgccggacgcctcccgcagccgccggacgcctcccgcagccgccggacgcctcccgcagccgccggacgcctcccgcagccgccggacgcctcccgcagccgccggacgcctcccgcagccgccggacgcctcccgcagccgccggacgcctcccgcagccgccggacgcctcccgcagccgccggacgcctcccgcagccgccggacgcctcccgcagccgccggacgcctcccgcagccgccggacgcctcccgcagccgccggacgcctcccgcagccgccggacgcctcccgcagccgccggacgcctcccgcagccgccggacgcctcccgcagccgccggacgcctcccgcagccgccggacgcctcccgcagccgccggacgcctcccgcagccgccggacgcctcccgcagccgccggacgcctcccgcagccgccggacgcctcccgcagccgccggacgcctcccgcagccgccggacgcctcccgcagccgccggacgcctcccgcagccgccggacgcctcccgcagccgccggacgcctcccgcagccgccggacgcctcccgcagccgccggacgcctccaACTGGGTTGACTGGACAGACAGGGTTAAACGCGATTTCTCTTTCACTAAACCATgaggactctgcctgattgccttcaaTTTGTCCAAGTGCCTGCTAGAAGCTTAATAAACTTTTTCAACATGATCAATGTTATGCTGACTGGcttgtggtttcctgctttctgtctccgctCATTTCAATAAGGGACTTACACAGGAAAATGGTCAATCTAACGGAACCTGCCCCAAATCTAGGTAACTTTACAAAATTAAAAACAAGCTGTCAACAATCTCACGATCCACatcttttaaaacagtgcgatgAGGTCCATTAGCACCTGGGCACTTGTCAGCTAAACCCCAGAGAATGGCTGCCTGTCAATCTCTCAAAAATACTGCTCACCACAGCACATCCTTAACAGCACATCCACAGCCTGTCCCACACTCAGATAccatctcctccctcactaacacacagaccGTCCCTACCTCCCATACTAGCTCCTGCTTCACCAACAAacaccctgtcccactctcagataccagctcctccctcactaacccccAGCCCGTCCCACACTCAgagaccagctcctccctcactaacaaacACCCTGAAGCATTCCCAGAtatcagctcctccctcactaacacacagcctgttccactctcagataccagcttctccttcactaacacacaccctgtcccactctcagattccAGCCGCTCCCTCAATAACACACAGCCTTTCCGAAtcacagataccagctcctccctcactaacacagcctGTCCCCACTCTCAGCTACCAGCTGCTCAATCACTAACaaacaccctgtccctctctccgaTACCAGCACCTC contains these protein-coding regions:
- the LOC121289700 gene encoding uncharacterized protein LOC121289700, giving the protein MSHPQPLEPIDTQLLSHPSPDWLDRFVTSQWEGAGRSAAGLYKGGRAGGWSCSGPRPFRSHCTRLVGARFAVKGEGRGGDEAAAGVRGAAGRVGSAGYITSGAAVCDGNPFERHGTLAAFLLVGDGHCLAKGRSLGRMRQHSQDGLNGPPTLDPSCDLEIAIQPILPAPDRCSAAGRLPQPRRTPPTGLTGQTGLNAISLSLNHEDSA